One genomic window of Cygnus atratus isolate AKBS03 ecotype Queensland, Australia chromosome 16, CAtr_DNAZoo_HiC_assembly, whole genome shotgun sequence includes the following:
- the TSHZ2 gene encoding teashirt homolog 2 yields MPRRKQQAPKRAAGYVQEEDLKEEEDIKEEEEDDDDNNSTAHLQGSNDTGTDEEHDVGPEQKGNFSYQNSPVSHISNQDAENESLLSDGSDHVTDIKSICSREPQDPKTSAHPKAQNEAHNCMDKMTAVYANILSDSYWTGLGLGFKLSNSEKRSCDNRNGGNKADFDWHQDALSKSLQQNLPSRPVSKPNLFSSVQLYRQSSKMCGTVFTGASRFRCRQCSAAYDTLVELTVHMNETGHYQDDNHKKDKHRPTSYSKPRKRAFQDMDKEDAQKVLKCMFCGDSFDSLQDLSVHMIKTKHYQKVPLKEPVPTISSKMVTPAKKRVFDVNRPCSPDSTTGSFSDSFSPQKNANLQLSSNNRYGYQNGASYTWQFEACKSQILKCMECGSSHDTLQQLTTHMMVTGHFLKVTSSASKKGKQLVLDPLAVEKMQSLSEAPANDSPVSKSNSKSSAECIAPTSEIKKEIKKDKTDDANKDEKAVKTEEYEDTLQKPLDPTMKYQYLREEDLEDGSKGGGDILKSLENTVTTAINKAQNGAPSWSAYPSIHAAYQLSEGAKPSLPVGSQVLQIRPTITNKLRPIAPKWKVMPLVPISANMAQCTQVKKETDDKEEVQKDYAKDGIQAEPASLSQSEREPPLKSEVSVEPKKTEPCPLKEEDKIKEDSGKEKTVLKETTAASLSNGCAAANHSSELPCVNPLSALQSVLNNHLGKATEPLRPQSNSSPSSSTISMFHKSNLNMMEKPVLSPTPTPPKPASVSRHYLFENNDQPIDLTKSKGKKAESAQAQSCTSPPQKHALSDIADMVKVLPKATTPKPAASSRIPSMKLEIDVRRFEDVSTEVSTLHKRKGRQSNWNPQHLLILQAQFASSLFQTSEGKYLLSDLGPQERMQISKFTGLSMTTISHWLANVKYQLRKTGGTKFLKNMDKGHPVFYCSDCASQFRTPSTYISHLESHLGFQMKDMNRLAVEQQTKVEQEISRVSVQRSPETIAGEEDTDSKFKCKLCCRTFASKHAVKLHLSKTHSKSPEHHSQFVAEVDEE; encoded by the coding sequence GTTATGTCCAAGAGGAAgatttaaaggaagaagaagatataaaggaggaggaagaagatgatGATGACAACAATTCAACTGCTCACCTCCAGGGCAGCAATGACACTGGCACGGATGAGGAACACGATGTGGGTCCTGAGCAGAAAGGGAACTTTAGTTACCAGAATTCCCCTGTCAGTCATATATCTAACCAGGATGCAGAAAACGAATCACTACTAAGTGATGGTAGTGACCACGTGACAGATATTAAAAGCATTTGCTCTAGAGAGCCACAGGATCCAAAAACCAGCGCCCATCCCAAAGCCCAGAATGAAGCACACAATTGCATGGATAAAATGACAGCGGTCTATGCCAACATACTGTCAGACTCTTATTGGACAGGCTTAGGGCTGGGTTTCAAGTTGTCTAACTCTGAAAAGAGGAGTTGTGACAACAGAAATGGAGGGAACAAAGCTGATTTTGATTGGCACCAAGACGCACTGTCAAAAAGCTTACAACAGAATTTACCTTCCAGACCTGTCTCGAAACCCAACCTGTTCAGCTCCGTCCAGCTCTacaggcagagcagcaaaatGTGTGGAACTGTTTTCACCGGCGCCAGCAGGTTTCGGTGCCGGCAGTGCAGCGCTGCCTATGACACGCTGGTCGAACTAACAGTTCATATGAATGAAACAGGTCACTACCAAGATGACAACCACAAAAAGGACAAGCACAGACCTACCAGCTACTCAAAGCCTCGAAAAAGGGCTTTCCAGGACATGGACAAGGAAGATGCACAAAAAGTTCTGAAGTGTATGTTCTGTGGTGACTCCTTTGATTCCCTTCAAGATCTGAGCGTTCatatgataaaaacaaaacattaccaAAAAGTGCCTTTGAAGGAGCCGGTACCAACCATTTCTTCAAAAATGGTCACTCCAGCAAAGAAACGTGTGTTTGATGTTAACAGGCCTTGTTCCCCTGATTCCACAACGGGGTCTTTCTcagattctttttctcctcagaagAACGCGAACCTGCAGTTATCATCTAACAACCGCTATGGCTACCAGAATGGCGCCAGCTATACATGGCAGTTTGAGGCCTGTAAATCCCAGATTTTGAAGTGTATGGAGTGTGGAAGCTCCCATGACACCTTGCAGCAGCTCACGACCCACATGATGGTTACTGGCCATTTCTTGAAAGTCACAAGTTCAgcttcaaagaaaggaaagcaactTGTTCTGGATCCTCtagctgtggaaaaaatgcaatCACTGTCTGAAGCACCAGCCAATGACAGCCCGGTTTCAAAATCAAACAGTAAATCGTCTGCAGAATGCATAGCTcccacttctgaaataaaaaaagaaattaaaaaagataaaactgatGATGCAAACAAAGATGAGAAAGCAGTAAAAACTGAAGAGTATGAAGACACCCTTCAGAAACCACTGGATCCCACAATGAAATACCAGTACCTCAGAGAAGAAGATTTAGAAGATGGTTCAAAGGGTGGTGGTGACATTTTAAAGTCTTTAGAGAACACTGTCACAACAGCCATAAATAAAGCTCAGAATGGAGCGCCCAGCTGGAGTGCATATCCCAGCATCCACGCAGCTTATCAGCTCTCAGAAGGGGCTAAGCCGTCTTTGCCGGTGGGTTCCCAGGTACTGCAAATCAGGCCAACCATCACCAATAAGTTGAGGCCCATAGCTCCAAAGTGGAAAGTCATGCCTCTGGTCCCTATCTCAGCAAATATGGCCCAGTGCACTCAAGTGAAGAAGGAAACTGACGACAAGGAGGAAGTACAAAAGGACTATGCTAAAGATGGCATCCAAGCTGAGCCTGCCTCACTCAGTCAGAGTGAAAGAGAACCTCCCCTCAAATCTGAAGTCTCTGTGGAGCCAAAAAAGACGGAACCATGCCCCCTGAAAGaagaagacaaaattaaagaggacagtggaaaagaaaaaacagtccTCAAGGAAACAACAGCAGCTTCTCTTAGCAATGGTTGTGCTGCTGCCAACCATTCATCTGAGCTGCCTTGTGTCAACCCTCTCAGTGCCCTGCAGTCAGTACTGAATAATCATTTGGGCAAAGCCACAGAGCCTTTACGGCCCCAGTCCaactccagccccagctctaGCACAATTTCTATGTTCCAcaaatctaatctaaatatgATGGAGAAGCCAGTGTTATCTCCTACTCCAACCCCGCCAAAGCCTGCAAGTGTGTCCAGGCactatttatttgaaaacaatgaTCAGCCTATTGACCTGACCAAATCTAAAGGCAAGAAAGCCGAGTCAGCTCAAGCACAATCCTGTACTTCTCCACCTCAAAAACATGCTCTGTCTGACATTGCTGACATGGTCAAAGTTCTTCCCAAAGCTACTACACCAAAACCTGCTGCATCTTCAAGGATCCCATCTATGAAATTGGAAATTGATGTCCGACGCTTTGAGGATGTCTCAACAGAAGTCTCCACTCTGCATAAAAGGAAGGGCAGACAGTCAAACTGGAACCCTCAGCATCTTCTCATTTTGCAAGCTCAATTTGCTTCCAGCCTTTTCCAGACATCCGAaggtaaatatttattatcagATCTAGGCCCACAGGAGCGTATGCAGATTTCAAAATTTACCGGACTGTCAATGACCACCATCAGCCATTGGTTGGCAAACGTCAAGTACCAACTTAGGAAAACTGGAGGAAcaaagtttttgaaaaacatggaCAAAGGGCATCCAGTCTTTTATTGCAGCGACTGTGCATCTCAGTTTCGAACCCCATCTACTTACATTAGCCACTTAGAATCTCATCTAGGTTTCCAAATGAAAGACATGAACAGGCTGGCTGTGGAGCAGCAAACCAAGGTAGAGCAAGAAATCTCCAGAGTTTCAGTTCAAAGATCTCCTGAAACAATAGCTGGAGAAGAGGACACAGACTCTAAGTTCAAATGTAAGTTGTGCTGTCGGACATTTGCAAGCAAACATGCAGTAAAACTTCATCTaagcaaaacacacagcaagTCACCAGAACACCATTCACAATTTGTAGCAGAAGTGGATGAAGAATAA